One region of Ardenticatena maritima genomic DNA includes:
- a CDS encoding molybdopterin-dependent oxidoreductase, whose translation MRITLTINGEVKTFDVAPHERLLWVLRRNGYFGVKHGCETGECGACAVLLDGRPVPSCVLFAAQADGHTITTIEALGTRDNLHALQRAFAEVGAIQCGYCTPGMLLAAKALLDQTLTPSEADVRDALSGVLCRCTGYVKPVQAVLLAAARLRGEDPPAPPRLHGQHELPTFDEVFGTPHAPSPAPSAPAGGGGADVQTRTRTRPFVITAPDDRWRVVGKPEIKVDAIKLALGKPAFTDDIELRGMLHAKILHSPVAHARIKRIDVSKARALPGVHAVLTYKDIPRVVYSTAGQSDPIPGPLDMFSLDEKVRHVGDRVAFVAAETPEIAEEALRLIEVEYEPLPAILDPRDALRDDAPIIHDEPEYVPFEGSDPQRNIAAAIRIDIGNVDEGFAEADFVFEEEYVVPKVQQASIEPHVVVTWWDEDDRLVIRTSTQVPFHVRRILAPVLGLPPKRIRVIKPRIGGGFGGKQEVLIEDVAAHLTIATGRPVRLEYTREEEFIAARSRHPMRVRMKTGVMRDGTIVANEMYLLSDTGAYGCHALTVAGNTGHKAMALYPGKWREHPDGYKYANIRFYADIVYTNTPPSGAYRGYGVPQGFLPLEVHMQRIAHALGLDPIEFRLKNALKAGDEHPFSRAWSEGREPRPEIINTCGLRECVEVGTRMIDWHAKYGNPDWHTVPGKPYLRRGIGLALVMQGTAIPYLDMGAASIKMNDDGSFNLLVGATDLGTGSDTVLAQMAAEVLGCPVEDILVYSSDTDFTPFDKGAYASSTTYISGYAVVKAAEHAARQIKRVAARLINRMGEPEITPDDIELRDRAAWAPDGRHVSLADIALNALHHEDQHQIMGIASYVSPESPPPFAAQFAEVTVDTETGVVHVDRLLMVVDAGRIVNPATASGQVEGGMTQALGYAVCEEMTYDAQGVPRERSFGDYHIFTADEMPVLEVAFVETFEPSHPFGVKAVAEIPMDGVAPAVVNAIHDAVGIWLNEIPATPDRVLAALKQQRAANS comes from the coding sequence ATGCGCATTACCCTGACCATCAACGGCGAGGTCAAAACGTTCGACGTTGCCCCGCACGAACGGTTGCTGTGGGTGCTCCGCCGCAATGGGTATTTTGGCGTCAAACATGGCTGTGAAACAGGCGAATGCGGTGCGTGCGCTGTCTTGCTGGACGGTCGCCCCGTGCCCTCGTGTGTGCTGTTCGCCGCCCAAGCCGACGGACACACCATCACCACCATCGAAGCCCTGGGCACACGCGACAACCTGCACGCCCTGCAACGCGCCTTCGCCGAAGTCGGCGCGATTCAGTGCGGCTACTGCACGCCCGGCATGCTCCTCGCGGCAAAAGCCCTGCTCGACCAAACCCTCACCCCCAGCGAAGCCGACGTGCGCGACGCTCTGAGCGGGGTGCTTTGTCGCTGTACGGGGTACGTGAAACCCGTGCAAGCGGTGTTGCTCGCCGCCGCCCGCCTGCGCGGCGAAGACCCACCCGCGCCGCCCCGTCTGCATGGGCAGCATGAATTGCCCACCTTCGACGAGGTGTTTGGCACACCGCACGCCCCCTCGCCCGCCCCATCCGCTCCCGCCGGTGGCGGCGGCGCCGACGTGCAAACGCGCACGCGCACACGCCCCTTCGTCATCACCGCCCCCGACGACCGCTGGCGCGTGGTCGGCAAGCCCGAAATCAAGGTGGACGCCATCAAACTCGCGTTGGGGAAACCCGCCTTCACGGACGATATCGAACTGCGCGGCATGCTCCACGCCAAAATTCTGCATTCCCCTGTCGCCCACGCCCGCATCAAGCGCATTGACGTGAGCAAGGCGCGCGCGTTGCCCGGCGTGCACGCTGTGCTGACCTACAAAGACATTCCGCGCGTGGTCTATTCCACCGCCGGGCAATCCGACCCCATCCCTGGTCCGCTGGACATGTTCAGCCTGGATGAAAAAGTGCGCCACGTGGGCGATCGCGTTGCGTTCGTCGCCGCCGAGACGCCCGAAATTGCCGAAGAAGCCCTGCGGCTCATCGAAGTGGAATACGAACCGTTGCCCGCCATCCTCGACCCCCGCGACGCCCTGCGCGACGACGCGCCCATCATTCACGATGAACCGGAGTATGTGCCCTTTGAAGGCTCAGACCCCCAACGCAACATCGCCGCCGCCATTCGGATTGACATCGGCAACGTGGATGAAGGGTTCGCCGAAGCCGATTTTGTGTTTGAGGAAGAGTACGTCGTCCCGAAGGTGCAACAAGCCAGCATCGAGCCGCATGTGGTGGTCACCTGGTGGGACGAAGACGACCGGCTGGTCATTCGCACATCCACACAAGTGCCCTTCCATGTGCGCCGCATTCTTGCGCCGGTGCTGGGGCTTCCGCCCAAACGCATCCGCGTCATCAAACCGCGCATTGGCGGCGGGTTTGGCGGCAAGCAGGAAGTGCTCATCGAAGACGTCGCCGCCCATCTCACCATCGCCACCGGTCGCCCCGTGCGGCTGGAATACACACGCGAAGAAGAATTCATCGCCGCCCGTTCACGCCACCCCATGCGGGTGCGCATGAAAACCGGCGTCATGCGCGACGGCACAATCGTCGCCAACGAAATGTACCTGCTCTCCGATACGGGCGCATACGGCTGTCATGCGCTCACCGTCGCCGGCAACACCGGGCACAAAGCCATGGCGCTCTACCCCGGCAAATGGCGCGAACATCCCGACGGCTACAAATACGCCAACATTCGCTTCTACGCCGACATCGTTTACACCAACACGCCCCCATCGGGTGCGTACCGCGGCTACGGTGTGCCGCAAGGCTTCTTGCCGCTGGAAGTGCACATGCAGCGCATCGCCCACGCGCTCGGGCTCGACCCCATCGAATTCCGGCTGAAAAACGCGCTCAAAGCGGGCGATGAACACCCATTCAGCCGCGCATGGAGCGAAGGGCGCGAACCCCGCCCCGAAATCATCAACACATGCGGCTTGCGCGAATGCGTGGAAGTGGGCACGCGCATGATTGACTGGCACGCCAAATACGGCAACCCCGATTGGCACACCGTGCCCGGCAAGCCCTACCTGCGGCGCGGCATCGGGCTGGCGCTCGTCATGCAGGGCACCGCCATCCCCTACCTCGACATGGGCGCCGCCAGCATCAAAATGAACGATGACGGCTCGTTCAACCTACTCGTCGGCGCAACCGACCTCGGCACCGGTTCCGACACGGTGCTGGCGCAAATGGCCGCCGAAGTGCTCGGCTGTCCGGTGGAAGATATCCTCGTCTATTCGAGCGATACGGACTTCACGCCTTTCGACAAGGGCGCGTATGCTTCCAGCACCACCTACATCTCCGGCTACGCGGTCGTCAAAGCCGCCGAACACGCCGCCCGCCAGATCAAACGTGTCGCCGCACGGCTCATCAACCGCATGGGCGAACCTGAAATCACCCCCGACGACATCGAACTGCGCGACCGCGCCGCCTGGGCGCCCGACGGTCGCCATGTCTCGCTCGCCGACATCGCCCTGAACGCCCTGCACCACGAAGACCAGCACCAAATCATGGGCATCGCCTCGTATGTGTCGCCCGAATCACCGCCCCCCTTCGCCGCCCAATTCGCCGAAGTGACCGTGGACACCGAAACCGGCGTTGTCCACGTGGACCGTCTGCTCATGGTGGTGGACGCCGGGCGCATCGTCAACCCGGCGACGGCGTCCGGGCAGGTGGAAGGCGGCATGACCCAGGCGCTCGGCTACGCCGTTTGCGAAGAAATGACCTACGACGCGCAAGGTGTGCCGCGCGAACGCAGTTTTGGCGATTACCACATCTTCACCGCGGATGAAATGCCCGTGCTGGAAGTCGCCTTTGTTGAAACGTTCGAGCCGTCGCACCCCTTCGGCGTCAAAGCCGTCGCCGAAATTCCCATGGACGGCGTCGCGCCGGCGGTTGTGAACGCCATCCATGACGCGGTCGGCATCTGGCTGAACGAAATTCCCGCCACACCCGACCGTGTGCTGGCGGCGCTGAAACAACAACGCGCGGCGAATTCCTGA
- a CDS encoding CBS domain-containing protein translates to MSVSAFRAQLAVVEERLNEDPHGAGMEALKIFEDLLYELARTHGWRGKHGGMNEYMDFLGKRRVLREETIAQGRRYADIRNCLAHRSGLLISPPLAHEIVDFVKQVCKEQGNRAGDVMTRNPRVAHPNMPVEDARNIMLKYNIGHLPVVENGRYVGLLSARDLLTMLGTKADLRHLRVADVMNADKREVVQFAREETPLEDVLRMLEGRYVQAVLITDTGTPDGKLLGILTTSDLLPHI, encoded by the coding sequence ATGAGTGTTTCAGCCTTTCGCGCCCAACTGGCGGTTGTTGAAGAACGGTTGAACGAAGACCCCCACGGGGCGGGAATGGAAGCCCTGAAAATTTTTGAGGATTTGCTGTACGAACTGGCGCGCACACACGGGTGGCGCGGCAAGCACGGCGGCATGAACGAGTACATGGATTTTTTGGGAAAGCGGCGTGTGTTGCGTGAAGAGACCATCGCGCAGGGGCGACGCTACGCCGATATTCGCAACTGCCTGGCGCACCGCAGTGGGTTGCTCATCAGCCCGCCGTTGGCGCACGAGATTGTGGACTTTGTGAAGCAGGTCTGCAAGGAGCAGGGCAACCGCGCGGGCGATGTGATGACGCGCAACCCACGTGTGGCGCACCCCAACATGCCGGTGGAAGACGCCCGCAACATTATGCTCAAATACAACATTGGGCATTTGCCGGTGGTGGAAAATGGGCGCTATGTTGGCTTGTTGTCGGCGCGTGATTTGCTCACCATGTTGGGCACGAAAGCCGATTTGCGCCATTTGCGGGTGGCGGATGTGATGAACGCCGACAAGCGCGAGGTGGTGCAGTTTGCGCGTGAAGAGACGCCGCTGGAAGATGTGTTGCGCATGCTGGAAGGACGCTACGTGCAGGCGGTGCTGATTACCGACACGGGGACGCCGGACGGCAAGTTGCTGGGCATTCTGACGACGTCGGATTTGTTGCCGCACATTTGA
- a CDS encoding VanZ family protein produces MNRVRTWGPVLAWMGVIFYLSSQSSVPVHAPGWLDAVDDYVAHVLVYAVLGWLTFRAWRAEGLTFQQAAWATFLLCVAYGVSDEWHQSFVPNRTPSVLDLLADALGVGVALFVHYRKQKRMWQGEW; encoded by the coding sequence ATGAACCGCGTGCGCACATGGGGACCGGTGCTCGCCTGGATGGGCGTCATCTTCTACCTGTCCAGCCAATCGTCGGTGCCGGTGCACGCCCCCGGTTGGTTGGATGCGGTTGACGATTACGTGGCGCATGTGCTGGTGTATGCGGTTCTGGGCTGGCTGACGTTTCGCGCCTGGCGTGCGGAAGGGCTGACGTTTCAACAAGCCGCCTGGGCGACGTTCCTGCTCTGTGTCGCGTATGGCGTGAGCGACGAATGGCACCAATCGTTTGTCCCCAATCGCACGCCCTCGGTGCTTGACCTGCTGGCGGATGCGTTGGGGGTTGGCGTCGCGTTGTTTGTGCACTATCGCAAGCAGAAGCGCATGTGGCAAGGGGAATGGTGA
- a CDS encoding nucleotide pyrophosphohydrolase, translating into MSDTTTTIAELRALLREFVAARRWERHHTPKNLAMSIAIEAAELMEHFQWCSGAESRRLVEDEEARAEIAEELADVLIYALHFANVCGIDVSSAVRAKVARNEKRFPPGWEPPSTG; encoded by the coding sequence ATGAGCGACACCACCACCACGATTGCCGAATTGCGGGCGTTGCTCCGCGAGTTTGTGGCGGCGCGCCGTTGGGAACGCCACCACACGCCCAAAAATCTGGCGATGAGCATTGCCATTGAAGCCGCCGAGTTGATGGAGCATTTTCAATGGTGTTCTGGCGCAGAAAGCCGCCGATTGGTGGAAGATGAGGAAGCGCGCGCCGAGATTGCCGAGGAATTGGCGGATGTGCTGATTTACGCGCTGCACTTTGCGAATGTGTGCGGCATTGATGTGAGCAGTGCCGTGCGTGCCAAAGTGGCGCGCAATGAAAAGCGGTTCCCGCCTGGATGGGAACCGCCTTCAACTGGCTGA
- the yqeB gene encoding selenium-dependent molybdenum cofactor biosynthesis protein YqeB: MAPARLFADTLVLLRGGGDLATGAVARLVRAGFPVVVLELPRPLVVRRTVAVATAVLQGEITVEDLHARRVDSAATAVRLAREGVVPVLVDPEGATLPHVRPTVLVDARMAKRNLGTHQTDAPLVVALGPGFTASEDCHAVVETARGHFLGRVYWRGQALPDTGTPGLVQGYGRERVLRAPVAGTVQALVEIGDMVQAGQAVALVDGEAVHAPFPGVVRGLIADGTPVPAGLKIGDIDPRGVREHCFTISDKALAVGGGVLEAVLTWLNTQRTAT, translated from the coding sequence ATGGCGCCTGCCCGTTTGTTTGCTGATACGCTGGTGCTCCTGCGCGGGGGCGGCGACCTGGCGACGGGAGCCGTGGCGCGGTTGGTGCGCGCCGGCTTTCCGGTGGTGGTGCTCGAATTGCCGCGCCCGCTCGTGGTGCGCCGAACGGTTGCCGTAGCGACCGCTGTTCTGCAAGGGGAGATTACGGTGGAAGACCTGCACGCCCGGCGTGTTGACTCGGCGGCAACCGCGGTGCGCCTGGCGCGCGAGGGTGTGGTGCCCGTGCTGGTGGACCCCGAAGGGGCGACCCTTCCGCATGTGCGCCCCACCGTGCTGGTGGACGCCCGTATGGCGAAGCGCAACCTGGGCACGCATCAAACCGACGCGCCGCTGGTGGTGGCGTTGGGACCCGGCTTTACCGCCAGCGAGGATTGCCATGCGGTGGTGGAAACGGCGCGCGGGCACTTCCTGGGGCGTGTGTACTGGCGGGGGCAGGCTCTGCCCGACACAGGCACGCCGGGGCTGGTGCAGGGCTATGGGCGCGAGCGGGTGTTGCGCGCGCCTGTGGCGGGAACGGTGCAAGCGCTTGTGGAGATTGGCGACATGGTGCAGGCAGGGCAGGCGGTCGCGCTGGTGGATGGCGAAGCGGTGCATGCGCCGTTTCCGGGCGTGGTGCGCGGCTTGATTGCCGACGGCACGCCGGTCCCCGCCGGGCTCAAAATTGGGGACATTGACCCGCGCGGCGTGCGCGAACATTGTTTCACCATTTCGGACAAGGCGCTTGCTGTGGGCGGCGGTGTCCTTGAAGCGGTGCTCACCTGGCTGAACACACAGCGGACGGCAACGTAA
- a CDS encoding FAD binding domain-containing protein, translating to MRLYKQYDAPRTLDEALALLAEHAPRARIIAGGTDLLVELERRQRDLDAVIDLTRIPGLDTIDIDNEGRIHLGPLVTHNQVANSRLIIKRAFPLAQAAWQVGAPQIRNRGTVAGNLITASPANDTITPLMALDAEVTLQSAARGKRTIPLREFYTGVRQTVMHPDEIMVDIAFPALLPNQHGAFAKLGLRRAQAISVVNVAIVITADRNASGGICPPIFDARITLGAVAPTIIRAPEAEQALIGPDLSDEHLAHVAQLAAEAASPIDDIRAPAAYRRHAVRVLTLRLLKALRDGTATRDFPTRRANLWTQPGHPLSPLPPEPPGEEIVATVNGRRVVLYNTRGKTLLHALRDAGLTGTKEGCGEGECGACTVMLDGAAVMSCLVPAERAHGATILTVEGIAEGETLHPIQRAFVTHDAVQCGYCTPGFIVSAYALLQENPTPAPDEIRQAISGNLCRCTGYYKIVEAIEAVARGLDAPSTA from the coding sequence ATGCGGCTCTACAAACAGTATGACGCACCCCGCACACTCGATGAAGCCCTGGCACTGCTTGCCGAACACGCGCCCCGCGCGCGCATCATCGCCGGCGGCACCGACTTGCTGGTTGAATTGGAACGCCGCCAGCGCGACCTGGACGCGGTGATTGACCTGACGCGCATTCCGGGGCTGGACACGATTGACATTGACAACGAGGGGCGCATTCACCTGGGACCACTCGTCACGCACAATCAGGTGGCGAACAGCCGCTTGATCATCAAGCGGGCGTTTCCGCTGGCGCAAGCCGCCTGGCAAGTCGGCGCGCCGCAAATTCGCAATCGGGGCACGGTGGCGGGCAATCTCATCACGGCGTCGCCGGCGAACGACACCATCACCCCGCTCATGGCGTTGGACGCAGAGGTCACCCTGCAAAGCGCCGCACGCGGCAAGCGCACCATTCCCCTGCGCGAGTTCTACACCGGCGTGCGCCAAACCGTCATGCACCCTGACGAAATCATGGTGGACATCGCCTTCCCCGCGCTGCTGCCCAATCAGCATGGCGCGTTCGCCAAACTCGGCTTGCGCCGCGCCCAAGCCATCTCTGTGGTCAACGTCGCCATCGTCATCACCGCCGACCGCAACGCGAGCGGCGGCATTTGCCCCCCCATCTTCGACGCACGTATCACACTTGGCGCAGTAGCACCGACCATCATTCGCGCGCCAGAAGCCGAACAAGCCCTCATCGGGCCCGACCTGAGCGATGAGCACCTGGCACACGTCGCCCAACTCGCCGCCGAAGCCGCCAGCCCCATTGACGACATCCGCGCACCAGCCGCCTATCGCCGCCACGCCGTGCGCGTGCTCACTCTGCGCCTGCTCAAAGCCCTGCGCGATGGCACAGCCACCCGCGATTTTCCCACACGGCGCGCCAACCTCTGGACACAGCCGGGGCATCCACTCAGCCCACTCCCACCAGAACCGCCGGGCGAGGAAATTGTCGCCACCGTCAACGGGCGGCGGGTGGTGTTGTACAACACACGCGGCAAAACGTTGCTCCACGCCCTCCGCGACGCCGGGCTAACAGGCACAAAAGAAGGGTGCGGCGAGGGCGAATGCGGCGCGTGCACCGTCATGCTCGACGGTGCAGCGGTCATGAGTTGTCTTGTTCCCGCGGAACGGGCGCACGGCGCGACCATTCTCACGGTTGAAGGCATCGCCGAAGGCGAGACATTGCACCCCATTCAGCGCGCCTTCGTCACCCACGACGCGGTGCAGTGCGGCTACTGCACGCCCGGTTTTATCGTCAGCGCGTACGCCCTGTTGCAAGAAAACCCCACCCCCGCGCCTGATGAAATCCGCCAGGCGATCAGCGGCAACCTCTGCCGCTGCACAGGCTACTACAAAATTGTGGAAGCCATCGAAGCCGTCGCCAGGGGGCTGGACGCCCCTTCGACGGCGTAA
- a CDS encoding dihydroorotate dehydrogenase-like protein → MPDLTTTYLGMKLAHPIVPSASPLSRSLDGIKRMAEAGASAIVMYSLFEEQITLESQHLDHYLVYGSESYAEALSYFPDIHDYNVGPDEYLELIRRAKEAVDIPIIGSLNGVSTGGWIEYARYIQQAGADAIELNLYYIPTNPDLTSAEVEQMYLDVVEHVRQNVRIPIAVKVSPYFSAFANMAKRFAKAGANGLVLFNRFYQPDFNLETLDVEPRLVLSSPHEIRLPLHWTAILYGRVNVDLAITSGVHTHEEVLKGVMAGANVTMMASALLKNGVEYLGTVLENVRRWMEEHEYESIEQMRGSMSQMNIAEPAAFERANYMKVLDSWRDDPTGMLL, encoded by the coding sequence ATGCCTGACCTGACAACAACCTATCTCGGCATGAAACTGGCACACCCCATCGTCCCGTCTGCATCGCCGCTCTCACGCTCGCTCGACGGCATCAAGCGCATGGCGGAAGCCGGCGCTTCGGCGATTGTCATGTACTCCCTCTTTGAGGAACAAATCACACTTGAAAGCCAGCACCTGGACCACTACCTCGTGTACGGCAGTGAAAGTTATGCCGAAGCGTTGAGTTATTTTCCCGACATCCACGACTACAACGTCGGTCCCGATGAATACCTGGAACTGATTCGCCGCGCCAAAGAAGCCGTGGACATTCCCATCATCGGCAGCCTCAACGGCGTTTCAACCGGAGGATGGATTGAGTACGCCCGCTACATTCAGCAAGCCGGCGCCGACGCCATTGAACTCAACCTCTACTACATCCCCACCAACCCCGACCTGACCAGCGCCGAAGTGGAGCAAATGTACCTTGACGTGGTGGAACACGTGCGCCAAAACGTGCGCATCCCCATCGCCGTCAAGGTCAGTCCCTATTTCAGCGCCTTCGCCAACATGGCAAAACGGTTTGCCAAGGCGGGCGCAAACGGGCTTGTGCTCTTCAACCGCTTCTACCAACCCGATTTCAACCTGGAAACGCTGGACGTTGAACCGCGGTTGGTGCTCAGCAGCCCGCACGAAATACGCCTGCCCCTGCACTGGACGGCGATTTTGTACGGGCGCGTCAACGTGGATTTGGCGATCACCAGCGGGGTGCACACGCACGAAGAAGTGCTCAAAGGCGTCATGGCAGGCGCCAACGTCACCATGATGGCGTCCGCCCTGCTCAAAAACGGGGTGGAATACCTCGGCACGGTGCTGGAAAACGTGCGCCGCTGGATGGAAGAGCACGAATACGAATCCATCGAACAAATGCGCGGCAGCATGAGCCAGATGAACATCGCCGAACCGGCGGCGTTTGAACGCGCCAACTACATGAAAGTCCTCGATTCGTGGCGCGACGACCCCACGGGCATGCTGCTCTAA